A window of the Henckelia pumila isolate YLH828 chromosome 3, ASM3356847v2, whole genome shotgun sequence genome harbors these coding sequences:
- the LOC140886716 gene encoding uncharacterized protein — protein sequence MGKRKTMNGDDGGGGGDSQHSPSTVFVANLPFSLTGAQLEETFSEIGPIRRCFMVTEKGSKEHRGFGYVQFAVVEDASRAIELKNNSIVGGRKIVVKQAMHRASLEKRRPKENQIHVDDAVQMKNDKDIPTAEIDKLGQPSNLQAKGKVMVKGVGKAVSNGPPDEGHNSEKQRVAKTVIFGGLLDINMADEVHQRARDFGTVLSFIYPLPAEELDQHGLAQEGCRKNASSVLFTSVKSACACVAALHQKEILGRSVWARQLGGEGSKTQKWKLIVRNLPFKATQTEVKDMFAAEGFVWDVFVPQNSETGSSKGFAFVKFTSKQEAENAIQKFNGKKFGKRPIAVDWAVSKKVYTSVSNSATAVEDGKNKNDGEADINSDSEDNDAEAAEKSQEDGNGDVALDVSEENDSESEVNFEEEADIARKVINNLTSSSSRNVMGDEDRQGQLNGKFDDELVEVENKSSDASAKATLDSTKSKPVNTKSVDGDDELQRTIFITNLPFDVETEEVKQRFSAFGEVQSFIPVFHQVTKRPRGTGFLKFRTNDAFNAAFSAASAESGLGIFLKGRKLTVLKALDKKTADNKAVEKAKKEDHDHRNLYLAKEGLIMKGTPAAEGVSEKDMSKRQNLYEKKMTKLRSPNFRVSRTRLIVYNVPTTMKEKDLKKLFINAVVSRAKKQKPLIQQIKLLEDTKKVENGEKNGRRGVAFIEFTEHQHALVALRVLNNNPGTFGPERRPIVEFAIDDVQKLKLRNEKIQSQQQASLNNNKEDLQKKVRLTSSEHSPTNERSRKRKFRDDASAKTFVNKKGKSDNRFRGANPNNESSFSLTEEKSQSTESSMVLHPLAKEKRKQSKEKVKNQQNGRKHGGTDPSQQNNTPSIKQEHVEPAGKHRKSRAFKDQSEQSKEGTNPRNRKKGKKNGAVGKDMVDKLDLLIEQYRSKFTQNDSLRSDDKKQGSKRLKRWFES from the exons ATGGGAAAGAGGAAGACAATGAACGGCGAcgacggcggcggcggcggcgataGCCAGCACTCTCCATCCACAGTCTTTGTCGCGAATTTGCCTTTCTCGCTCACCGGCGCTCAG CTCGAAGAAACATTCAGTGAGATTGGACCTATTAGAAGGTGCTTCATGGTGACGGAGAAGG GGTCTAAGGAACACCGAGGCTTTGGCTATGTACAATT TGCTGTTGTTGAAGATGCTAGCCGGGCAATTGAACTGAAAAATAACTCGATCGTTGGAGGTAGAAAGATTGTCGTCAAACAAGCTATGCATCGAGCTTCCCTTGAGAAACGCCGCCCAAAAGAAAATCAAa TTCATGTTGACGATGCTGTCCAGATGAAGAATGACAAGGATATTCCAACTGCAGAAATAGACAAGCTTGGACAGCCTTCAAATCTCCAAGCAAAAG GCAAAGTAATGGTAAAAGGAGTAGGAAAGGCTGTATCAAATGGTCCACCTGATGAAGGACATAATTCTGAAAAACAGCG GGTTGCTAAGACGGTCATATTTGGTGGACTTCTTGACATTAACATGGCTGACGAAGTTCATCAACGAGCTAGGGATTTTGGGACAGTATTGTCTTTCATATACCCTTTGCCAGCGGAAGAGCTTGACCAGCATG GGCTGGCTCAAGAAGGGTGTAGAAAGAATGCTTCATCAGTACTGTTTACCAGTGTGAAGTCAGCTTGTGCGTGTGTTGCAGCACTGCATCAAAAAGAGATACTTGGAAGATCTGTCTGGGCTCGACAGCTTGGTGGAGAG GGCTCTAAAACCCAGAAATGGAAACTTATTGTCAGGAATCTCCCATTCAAG GCCACACAGACCGAGGTTAAAGATATGTTTGCTGCTGAAGGATTTGTCTGGGACGTTTTTGTCCCACAAAATTCTGAAACGGG GTCATCTAAAGGATTTGCATTTGTCAAATTCACATCAAAACAAGAAGCAGAAAAT GCTATCCAGAAGTTCAATGGgaaaaaatttgggaaaaggCCGATTGCGGTTGACTGGGCTGTCTCTAAAAAAGTATATACCTCGGTTAGCAATTCTGCTACTGCTGTAGAAGACG GGAAGAACAAAAATGATGGAGAAGCTGATATTAATAGTGATTCAGAGGATAACGATGCTGAGGCAGCGGAAAAATCACAAGAAGATGGCAATGGTGATGTTGCTCTGGATGTGTCCGAGGAAAATGACAGTGAAAGTGAAGTTAATTTTGAGGAAGAGGCGGATATTGCTAGAAAAGTTATCAATAACCTCACGTCGTCATCTTCTAGAAATGTTATGGGAGACGAGGACCGCCAAGGGCAATTAAACGGGAAATTTGATGATGAATTAGTTGAGGTAGAAAATAAATCATCTGATGCATCAGCAAAAGCAACATTGGACTCTACAAAATCTAAACCAGTAAACACAAAATCAGTTGATGGAGATGATGAATTGCAGAGGACCATTTTCATAACCAATCTTCCTTTTGACGTTGAGACCGAAGAAGTGAAGCAACGTTTTTCTGCATTTGGTGAAGTGCAGTCATTTATACCAGTTTTTCATCAAGTCACCAA GCGGCCCCGGGGAACTGGTTTTCTCAAGTTTAGGACAAATGATGCTTTCAATGCAGCATTTTCGGCAGCCAGTGCTGAATCTGGTCTTGGTATCTTCTTAAAAGGTAGAAAGCTAACTGTCCTGAAGGCTTTGGACAAGAAAACAGCTGATAATAAGGCAGTGGAGAAGGCCAAAAAAGAAGATCATGACCACCGGAATCTTTACCTGGCAAAG GAGGGTCTAATCATGAAAGGGACACCTGCTGCTGAAGGAGTTTCAGAGAAAGATATGTCAAAGCGCCAGAA CTTGTATGAGAAAAAGATGACCAAGCTTCGTTCCCCAAACTTTCGCGTGTCAAGAACAAGGCTAATCGTTTATAATGTGCCTACGACAATGAaagaaaaagatttaaaaaaactttttataaatGCTGTCGTCTCTCGTGCCAAAAAGCAAAAACCCTTAATTCAACAG ATAAAGCTCTTGGAAGACACAAAAAAAGTAGAGAATGGAGAAAAAAATGGTCGAAGAGGAGTTGCTTTCATAGAGTTCACAGAGCATCAGCATGCACTTGTGGCCCTCAGAGTTCTTAATAACAATCCTG GCACGTTTGGTCCTGAACGACGTCCAATTGTGGAGTTTGCCATAGACGATGTCCAGAAGTTGAAGCTTCGTAACGAAAAGATTCAATCACAACAGCAGGCTTCTCTTAACAACAACAAAGAGGATTTGCAGAAAAAAGTTCGTTTAACAAGCTCAGAGCATTCCCCTACAAACGAGAGATCAAGGAAGCGGAAATTCAGAGATGATGCATCAGCAAAGACATTTGTCAACAAAAAAGGGAAATCAGATAACAGATTTCGTGGAGCAAACCCCAATAATGAAAGCAGTTTCAGTTTGACTGAGGAAAAATCTCAGAGCACTGAAAGCAGTATGGTACTTCACCCCTTAGCGAAGGAAAAGCGGAAACAGTCAAAAGAGAAGGTCAAAAACCAGCAGAACGGAAGGAAACATGGTGGGACAGATCCGTCACAGCAGAATAATACGCCGAGTATTAAGCAAGAACATGTTGAACCCGCAGGCAAACATAGGAAAAGTCGGGCATTCAAAGACCAATCCGAACAATCAAAAGAGGGTACCAATCCAAGGAACAGAAAAAAAGGTAAAAAGAACGGTGCAGTGGGGAAGGACATGGTTGATAAACTCGACTTGTTGATCGAACAATACCGATCCAAATTCACACAGAACGATTCTCTTCGAAGTGATGACAAGAAGCAAGGCTCTAAGCGGCTTAAAAGGTGGTTTGAATCATGA
- the LOC140887754 gene encoding purple acid phosphatase 2-like produces the protein MGGAPPGGTTLALAFLGLVASAAVLCNGGSTSGFVRKLEKTVDMPLDSDVFRVPPGYNAPQQVHITQGDHEGKGVIISWVTMDEAGSSTVWYWPENNEQNKNKAKGSVTKYKFYNYTSGYIHHCVIKKLEYETKYYYELGVDPVTRRFWFVTPPEVGPDVPYTFGLIGDLGQSYDSNITLTHYENNPQKGQTVLFVGDLSYADNYPFHDNVRWDTWGRFVERSVAYQPWIWTAGNHEIDFAPDIGETKPFKPYTRRYHVPYKASESTAPFWYSIKRASAYIIVLSSYSAYGKYTPQYKWLESELPKVNRSETPWLIVMMHSPWYNSYNYHFLEGETMRVMYEAWFVKYKVDVVFAGHVHAYERSERVSNIAYNVVNGLCTPVDDLSAPVYITIGDGGNLEGLATNMTEPQPKYSAFREASFGHATFDIKNRTHAYYSWHRNQDGYAVQADSMWFSNRYWHPVDDSTSSES, from the exons ATGGGTGGCGCGCCGCCGGGGGGGACGACGTTGGCGCTGGCTTTTCTGGGTCTTGTTGCGAGTGCTGCGGTTCTGTGCAATGGCGGATCCACCAGCGGGTTCGTGCGGAAATTGGAGAAAACAGTCGATATGCctctcgatagtgatgtctTTCGCGTGCCGCCCGGCTATAATGCGCCCCAACAG GTACATATAACACAAGGGGATCATGAGGGAAAAGGAGTGATTATATCATGGGTTACAATGGATGAGGCTGGTTCAAGCACTGTTTGGTATTGGCCCGAAAACAATGAGCAGAACAAGAACAAGGCTAAAGGAAGTGTGACCAAATACAAATTCTACAATTATACCTCTGGTTATATTCATCATTGCGTTATCAAGAAATTGGAG TATGAAACCAAATACTATTATGAGCTTGGAGTTGATCCGGTTACTAGGAGGTTTTGGTTTGTTACGCCACCGGAAGTTGGCCCCGATGTGCCCTACACTTTTGGACTTATTG GTGATCTTGGCCAGAGTTATGACTCCAACATTACACTCACGCATTATGAGAATAATCCACAGAAGGGACAGACTGTATTGTTTGTTGGGGATTTGTCTTATGCTGACAACTACCCTTTTCATGATAATGTGAGATGGGATACGTGGggacgatttgttgagagaAGTGTTGCTTATCAGCCTTGGATTTGGACCGCGGGAAATCACGAGATTGATTTCGCTCCTGATATT GGCGAGACGAAGCCCTTCAAGCCTTATACTCGTCGGTACCACGTCCCTTACAAGGCATCTGAAAGTACAGCTCCCTTTTGGTATTCTATCAAGAGGGCTTCGGCATACATCATCGTTTTGTCCTCGTATTCTGCATACG GAAAGTATACTCCTCAGTACAAATGGCTTGAATCAGAGCTACCAAAAGTTAACAGGAGTGAGACACCATGGCTGATTGTTATGATGCACTCTCCATGGTATAACAGCTATAACTACCATTTCTTGGAAGGGGAAACCATGAGAGTCATGTATGAGGCATGGTTTGTTAAGTACAAAGTCGACGTGGTTTTTGCTGGTCATGTTCATGCATACGAACGATCA GAACGTGTTTCTAACATTGCATACAACGTTGTAAACGGGTTGTGCACGCCTGTGGACGATTTGTCTGCCCCTGTGTACATAACCATAGGAGATGGAGGGAATCTTGAAGGCTTGGCCACAAA CATGACTGAACCACAGCCTAAGTACTCAGCTTTTAGGGAGGCGAGCTTTGGCCACGCCACTTTCGATATCAAGAACAGAACCCATGCTTACTACAGCTGGCACCGGAATCAGGATGGATATGCCGTACAAGCTGATTCCATGTGGTTTTCCAATAGATACTGGCATCCTGTCGACGACTCTACCAGCTCAGAATCTTGA